A DNA window from Ipomoea triloba cultivar NCNSP0323 chromosome 10, ASM357664v1 contains the following coding sequences:
- the LOC116032486 gene encoding mediator of RNA polymerase II transcription subunit 16-like isoform X4 has translation MTSSTNPIAPPAPADATKDSEEDSSSATSNAVLEASKSPDKVEIAEDGVGAAAVTTDKDTAMATAVVAATAADDPMEEDPVGPATVFCIRLKQPRSNLLHKMSVPELCRNFSAVAWCGKLNAIACASETCARIPSSNANPPFWIPIHIVIPERPTECTVFNVIADSPRDSVQFIEWSPTSCPRALLIANFHGRITIWTQPSQGPANLVRDASCWQKEYEWRQDIAVVTKWLSGVSPYRWLSSRSGNASKSIFEEKFLSQQPQPPAGWPNFLCVCSVFSSGSVQLHWSQWPPNQSGEPSKWFCTSKWLLGAGPSGIMAADAIITDSGAMHVAGVPIVNPSTVVVWEVTPGSGNGFQATQKASVSNGVPPSLNPLSWDGFSPLAAYLFSWQEFLLQEAKQGKKHTEQDYSDMVVLHCSPVSNFSAYVSPEAAAQSVATTTWGSGVTAVAFDPTRGGYVIAVVIVEGQYMSPYDPDEGPSITGWRVQRWESSVEDVVLHQIFGNPTSSFGGQAPKQTVWVSKVIKCIAASNDFKCPRAAGAIPVSGVQNVSDSAVEMAKGVSFDPFDLPSDIRTLARIVYSAHGGEIAVAFLRGGVHVFSGPSFTPVDSYHINVGSAIAAPAFSSTSCCSASVWHDTSKDCSILKIIRVLPPAVPSNQVKSNSATWERAVAERFWWSLLVGIDWWDAVGCTQSAAEDGIVSLNSVIAVLDADFHSLPSTHHRQQYGPSLDRIKCRLLEGTNAQEVRAMVLDMQARLLLDMLGKGIESALVNPSALFPEPWQASSETLFGIDPEAMAVDPLLVPSIQAYVDAILDLASHFITRLRRYASFCRTLASHAVTAGTGGSRNMVSSPIQSSAPPPTTQGAQGGTASSTGSTQMQAWVQGAIAKISSTADSVPSSAPNPISGPSTLMPISINTGTFPGTPAVRLIGDCHFLHRLCQLLHFCFFFRRTQLPQYIQKKGSQLGSGGKGSEDGLSNRSRIGSGNAGQGYTYDEVKVLFLILMDLCRRTAGLAHPLPVSQVGSSNIQIRLHYIDGNYTVLPEVVEASLGPHMQQNMPRPRGADAAGLLLRELELHPPAEEWHRRNMYGGPWSDPEDNGSLDNSRLSPSRDLLECSSSEYCDVHYGAHGLWPRKRRMSERDAAFGLNTSVGLGAYLGIMGSRRDVVTAIWKTGLEGVWYKCIRCLRQTSAFTPPGATPGNHNERETWWISRWAYGCPMCGGTWVRVV, from the exons tGCTGTTGCATGGTGCGGAAAGCTGAATGCCATAGCATGTGCATCTGAAACTTGTGCAAGAATCCCAAG TTCAAATGCAAACCCACCGTTTTGGATCCCCATACATATTGTGATCCCAGAGCGTCCAACTGAATGCACAGTTTTTAACGTTATTGCAG aTTCACCTCGTGACTCGGTTCAATTTATTGAGTGGTCCCCTACTTCATGTCCTCGTGCTCTTCTCATTGCTAATTTCCATGGAAGAATAACTATCTGGACTCAACCTTCTCAA GGTCCAGCTAATCTGGTAAGAGATGCTAGCTGTTGGCAGAAAGAATATGAATGGCGGCAAGATATTGCGGTTGTAACTAAGTGGCTGTCAGGGGTGTCTCCG tatAGGTGGCTTTCATCAAGGTCTGGTAATGCATCTAAGTCAATATTTGAGGAGAAATTCCTTTCCCAGCAACCACAACCTCCAG CTGGATGGCCAAATTTTCTGTGTGTATGCTCTGTCTTCTCATCAGGATCTGTTCAGCTCCATTGGTCACAATGGCCACCCAATCAGAGTGGTGAACCATCAAAGTGGTTTTGTACAAGCAAATGGCTCTTGGGAGCTGGACCCAGTGGCATCATGGCTGCAGATGCTATCATAACAGATTCTGGAGCCATGCATGTGGCAGGTGTTCCAATTGTGAATCCATCTACTGTAGTTGTTTGGGAGGTTACACCTGGTTCTGGGAATGGATTTCAAGCAACTCAGAAGGCAAGTGTGAGCAATGGGGTTCCACCATCGCTTAATCCTCTTTCATGGGATGGTTTTTCTCCTCTGGCTGCATATTTGTTTAGCTGGCAAGAATTTTTATTACAAGAAGCAAAACAAGGGAAGAAACATACAGAGCAAGACTACAGTGACATGGTAGTTCTTCATTGTTCACCAGTTTCCAACTTTTCTGCATATGTGAGTCCTGAGGCTGCTGCTCAATCAGTTGCTACCACTACATGGGGTTCTGGTGTCACTGCTGTTGCATTTGATCCTACTCGTGGTGGTTATGTGATAGCTGTTGTGATAGTTGAGG gACAATACATGTCCCCTTATGATCCGGATGAAGGCCCTTCAATCACGGGATGGAGAGTTCAACGTTGGGAATCATCTGTGGAGGATGTTGTTCTccatcaaatatttggtaatccCACATCCAGTTTTGGTGGTCAGGCACCAAAACAGACAGTGTGGGTGAGTAAAGTAATTAAATGCATTGCAGCATCTAATGATTTCAAGTGTCCCCGAGCAGCAGGAGCCATACCTGTGTCTGGTGTACAAAATGTTTCTGACAGTGCTGTTGAGATGGCCAAGGGGGTCTCCTTTGATCCTTTTGATCTTCCAAGTGATATTAGAACCCTTGCCCGGATTGTTTATTCTGCTCATGGGGGTGAAATCGCAGTTGCTTTTTTACGAGGAGGGGTTCATGTATTCTCAGGTCCAAGTTTCACCCCTGTTGACAGCTACCATATTAATGTTGGGTCTGCAATCGCTGCTCCTGCCTTCTCTTCAACTAGTTGTTGCTCAGCTTCTGTTTGGCATGATACCAGCAAGGATTGTTCCATATTGAAGATAATCCGTGTTCTGCCCCCTGCTGTTCCTAGTAATCAGGTGAAATCTAACTCTGCGACGTGGGAACGTGCTGTTGCAGAGAG ATTTTGGTGGAGTCTTTTAGTGGGAATTGATTGGTGGGATGCTGTTGGGTGTACACAAAGTGCTGCAGAAGATGGCATTG TTTCATTGAACAGTGTCATTGCAGTATTGGATGCAGACTTCCACTCTCTTCCCTCTACACACCACAGGCAGCAATATGGACCT AGTCTAGACAGGATAAAATGTAGGCTTCTAGAAGGTACAAATGCTCAAGAAGTCAGGGCTATGGTACTTGACATGCAAGCAAGGTTGCTATTGGATATGCTTGGAAAAGGAATTGAATCAGCTTTAGTGAATCCTTCAGCTTTGTTCCCAGAACCATGGCAAGCATCAAGTGAAACACTATTCGGTATTGATCCTGAAGCAATGGCTGTTGATCCACTTCTAGTTCCAAGCATCCAG GCTTATGTTGATGCAATACTTGATCTAGCATCTCACTTTATTACACGCTTGCGGCGTTATGCAAGTTTTTGCCGTACATTAGCAAGTCATGCTGTTACTGCAGGCACCGGTGGGAGTCGGAATATGGTGAGCAGTCCTATCCAAAGTTCTGCTCCTCCTCCAACAACTCAGG GGGCTCAAGGTGGCACTGCAAGTTCTACTGGAAGTACACAGATGCAAGCATGGGTACAGGGTGCTATAGCTAAGATAAGTAGCACTGCTGATAGTGTTCCAAGTTCAGCCCCGAACCCAATTAGCGGTCCATCAACTCTTATgccaataagcatcaatacTGGCACTTTTCCAGGAACTCCAGCAGTTAGACTTATTGGGGATTGCCATTTTCTTCACCGATTATGTCAACTTTTGCATTTCTGTTTTTTCTTTCGTCGAACACAATTGCCCCAGTATATTCAAAAGAAAG GCAGTCAACTTGGCTCTGGCGGAAAGGGATCTGAGGATGGTCTATCTAACCGGTCAAGGATAGGTTCGGGCAATGCTGGACAAGGATACACATATGATGAG GTGAAGGttctatttcttattttaatggATCTTTGCCGTCGGACAGCAGGTCTGGCGCATCCATTGCCAGTTTCTCAGGTTGGGAGCAGCAACATTCAGATTCGACTTCATTACATAGATGGGAACTATACTGTTTTACCAGAAGTTGTAGAAGCTTCCCTTGGCCCGCATATGCAG CAGAATATGCCACGGCCAAGAGGCGCAGATGCTGCAGGTTTGCTACTTCGTGAGTTAGAACTCCATCCTCCTGCGGAAGAATGGCACAGGAGGAATATGTACGGTGGTCCCTGGTCTGATCCAGAGGATAATGGTTCATTGGACAACTCTAGACTTAGCCCTTCCAGAGACTTGCTCGAGTGTAGCTCATCTGAATACTGTGATGTTCACTACGGAGCTCATGGTTTATGGCCAAGGAAGCGTAGAATGTCTGAACGAGATGCAGCCTTTGGCTTGAATACTTCAGTAGGTCTGGGTGCATATCTTGGTATAATGGGATCTCGTAGAGATGTCGTGACCGCCATCTGGAAGACCGGGCTTGAAGGAGTTTGGTACAAG TGCATAAGATGTCTGCGACAGACCTCCGCTTTTACTCCACCAGGCGCCACTCCCGGGAATCATAACGAGAGGGAAACATGGTGGATCAGCCGCTGGGCATACGGTTGTCCAATGTGCGGTGGGACATGGGTTCGCGTTGTATAG
- the LOC116032486 gene encoding mediator of RNA polymerase II transcription subunit 16-like isoform X2: MTSSTNPIAPPAPADATKDSEEDSSSATSNAVLEASKSPDKVEIAEDGVGAAAVTTDKDTAMATAVVAATAADDPMEEDPVGPATVFCIRLKQPRSNLLHKMSVPELCRNFSAVAWCGKLNAIACASETCARIPSSNANPPFWIPIHIVIPERPTECTVFNVIADSPRDSVQFIEWSPTSCPRALLIANFHGRITIWTQPSQGPANLVRDASCWQKEYEWRQDIAVVTKWLSGVSPYRWLSSRSGNASKSIFEEKFLSQQPQPPAGWPNFLCVCSVFSSGSVQLHWSQWPPNQSGEPSKWFCTSKWLLGAGPSGIMAADAIITDSGAMHVAGVPIVNPSTVVVWEVTPGSGNGFQATQKASVSNGVPPSLNPLSWDGFSPLAAYLFSWQEFLLQEAKQGKKHTEQDYSDMVVLHCSPVSNFSAYVSPEAAAQSVATTTWGSGVTAVAFDPTRGGYVIAVVIVEGQYMSPYDPDEGPSITGWRVQRWESSVEDVVLHQIFGNPTSSFGGQAPKQTVWVSKVIKCIAASNDFKCPRAAGAIPVSGVQNVSDSAVEMAKGVSFDPFDLPSDIRTLARIVYSAHGGEIAVAFLRGGVHVFSGPSFTPVDSYHINVGSAIAAPAFSSTSCCSASVWHDTSKDCSILKIIRVLPPAVPSNQVKSNSATWERAVAERFWWSLLVGIDWWDAVGCTQSAAEDGIVSLNSVIAVLDADFHSLPSTHHRQQYGPSLDRIKCRLLEGTNAQEVRAMVLDMQARLLLDMLGKGIESALVNPSALFPEPWQASSETLFGIDPEAMAVDPLLVPSIQAYVDAILDLASHFITRLRRYASFCRTLASHAVTAGTGGSRNMVSSPIQSSAPPPTTQGAQGGTASSTGSTQMQAWVQGAIAKISSTADSVPSSAPNPISGPSTLMPISINTGTFPGTPAVRLIGDCHFLHRLCQLLHFCFFFRRTQLPQYIQKKGDSSMQKPQPISLAKVEESNSVSKPTAGSQLGSGGKGSEDGLSNRSRIGSGNAGQGYTYDEVKVLFLILMDLCRRTAGLAHPLPVSQVGSSNIQIRLHYIDGNYTVLPEVVEASLGPHMQNMPRPRGADAAGLLLRELELHPPAEEWHRRNMYGGPWSDPEDNGSLDNSRLSPSRDLLECSSSEYCDVHYGAHGLWPRKRRMSERDAAFGLNTSVGLGAYLGIMGSRRDVVTAIWKTGLEGVWYKCIRCLRQTSAFTPPGATPGNHNERETWWISRWAYGCPMCGGTWVRVV; the protein is encoded by the exons tGCTGTTGCATGGTGCGGAAAGCTGAATGCCATAGCATGTGCATCTGAAACTTGTGCAAGAATCCCAAG TTCAAATGCAAACCCACCGTTTTGGATCCCCATACATATTGTGATCCCAGAGCGTCCAACTGAATGCACAGTTTTTAACGTTATTGCAG aTTCACCTCGTGACTCGGTTCAATTTATTGAGTGGTCCCCTACTTCATGTCCTCGTGCTCTTCTCATTGCTAATTTCCATGGAAGAATAACTATCTGGACTCAACCTTCTCAA GGTCCAGCTAATCTGGTAAGAGATGCTAGCTGTTGGCAGAAAGAATATGAATGGCGGCAAGATATTGCGGTTGTAACTAAGTGGCTGTCAGGGGTGTCTCCG tatAGGTGGCTTTCATCAAGGTCTGGTAATGCATCTAAGTCAATATTTGAGGAGAAATTCCTTTCCCAGCAACCACAACCTCCAG CTGGATGGCCAAATTTTCTGTGTGTATGCTCTGTCTTCTCATCAGGATCTGTTCAGCTCCATTGGTCACAATGGCCACCCAATCAGAGTGGTGAACCATCAAAGTGGTTTTGTACAAGCAAATGGCTCTTGGGAGCTGGACCCAGTGGCATCATGGCTGCAGATGCTATCATAACAGATTCTGGAGCCATGCATGTGGCAGGTGTTCCAATTGTGAATCCATCTACTGTAGTTGTTTGGGAGGTTACACCTGGTTCTGGGAATGGATTTCAAGCAACTCAGAAGGCAAGTGTGAGCAATGGGGTTCCACCATCGCTTAATCCTCTTTCATGGGATGGTTTTTCTCCTCTGGCTGCATATTTGTTTAGCTGGCAAGAATTTTTATTACAAGAAGCAAAACAAGGGAAGAAACATACAGAGCAAGACTACAGTGACATGGTAGTTCTTCATTGTTCACCAGTTTCCAACTTTTCTGCATATGTGAGTCCTGAGGCTGCTGCTCAATCAGTTGCTACCACTACATGGGGTTCTGGTGTCACTGCTGTTGCATTTGATCCTACTCGTGGTGGTTATGTGATAGCTGTTGTGATAGTTGAGG gACAATACATGTCCCCTTATGATCCGGATGAAGGCCCTTCAATCACGGGATGGAGAGTTCAACGTTGGGAATCATCTGTGGAGGATGTTGTTCTccatcaaatatttggtaatccCACATCCAGTTTTGGTGGTCAGGCACCAAAACAGACAGTGTGGGTGAGTAAAGTAATTAAATGCATTGCAGCATCTAATGATTTCAAGTGTCCCCGAGCAGCAGGAGCCATACCTGTGTCTGGTGTACAAAATGTTTCTGACAGTGCTGTTGAGATGGCCAAGGGGGTCTCCTTTGATCCTTTTGATCTTCCAAGTGATATTAGAACCCTTGCCCGGATTGTTTATTCTGCTCATGGGGGTGAAATCGCAGTTGCTTTTTTACGAGGAGGGGTTCATGTATTCTCAGGTCCAAGTTTCACCCCTGTTGACAGCTACCATATTAATGTTGGGTCTGCAATCGCTGCTCCTGCCTTCTCTTCAACTAGTTGTTGCTCAGCTTCTGTTTGGCATGATACCAGCAAGGATTGTTCCATATTGAAGATAATCCGTGTTCTGCCCCCTGCTGTTCCTAGTAATCAGGTGAAATCTAACTCTGCGACGTGGGAACGTGCTGTTGCAGAGAG ATTTTGGTGGAGTCTTTTAGTGGGAATTGATTGGTGGGATGCTGTTGGGTGTACACAAAGTGCTGCAGAAGATGGCATTG TTTCATTGAACAGTGTCATTGCAGTATTGGATGCAGACTTCCACTCTCTTCCCTCTACACACCACAGGCAGCAATATGGACCT AGTCTAGACAGGATAAAATGTAGGCTTCTAGAAGGTACAAATGCTCAAGAAGTCAGGGCTATGGTACTTGACATGCAAGCAAGGTTGCTATTGGATATGCTTGGAAAAGGAATTGAATCAGCTTTAGTGAATCCTTCAGCTTTGTTCCCAGAACCATGGCAAGCATCAAGTGAAACACTATTCGGTATTGATCCTGAAGCAATGGCTGTTGATCCACTTCTAGTTCCAAGCATCCAG GCTTATGTTGATGCAATACTTGATCTAGCATCTCACTTTATTACACGCTTGCGGCGTTATGCAAGTTTTTGCCGTACATTAGCAAGTCATGCTGTTACTGCAGGCACCGGTGGGAGTCGGAATATGGTGAGCAGTCCTATCCAAAGTTCTGCTCCTCCTCCAACAACTCAGG GGGCTCAAGGTGGCACTGCAAGTTCTACTGGAAGTACACAGATGCAAGCATGGGTACAGGGTGCTATAGCTAAGATAAGTAGCACTGCTGATAGTGTTCCAAGTTCAGCCCCGAACCCAATTAGCGGTCCATCAACTCTTATgccaataagcatcaatacTGGCACTTTTCCAGGAACTCCAGCAGTTAGACTTATTGGGGATTGCCATTTTCTTCACCGATTATGTCAACTTTTGCATTTCTGTTTTTTCTTTCGTCGAACACAATTGCCCCAGTATATTCAAAAGAAAGGTGACTCTTCTATGCAAAAACCTCAGCCCATTTCTCTTGCCAAAGTAGAAGAATCCAACTCTGTTTCTAAACCAACAGCAGGCAGTCAACTTGGCTCTGGCGGAAAGGGATCTGAGGATGGTCTATCTAACCGGTCAAGGATAGGTTCGGGCAATGCTGGACAAGGATACACATATGATGAG GTGAAGGttctatttcttattttaatggATCTTTGCCGTCGGACAGCAGGTCTGGCGCATCCATTGCCAGTTTCTCAGGTTGGGAGCAGCAACATTCAGATTCGACTTCATTACATAGATGGGAACTATACTGTTTTACCAGAAGTTGTAGAAGCTTCCCTTGGCCCGCATATGCAG AATATGCCACGGCCAAGAGGCGCAGATGCTGCAGGTTTGCTACTTCGTGAGTTAGAACTCCATCCTCCTGCGGAAGAATGGCACAGGAGGAATATGTACGGTGGTCCCTGGTCTGATCCAGAGGATAATGGTTCATTGGACAACTCTAGACTTAGCCCTTCCAGAGACTTGCTCGAGTGTAGCTCATCTGAATACTGTGATGTTCACTACGGAGCTCATGGTTTATGGCCAAGGAAGCGTAGAATGTCTGAACGAGATGCAGCCTTTGGCTTGAATACTTCAGTAGGTCTGGGTGCATATCTTGGTATAATGGGATCTCGTAGAGATGTCGTGACCGCCATCTGGAAGACCGGGCTTGAAGGAGTTTGGTACAAG TGCATAAGATGTCTGCGACAGACCTCCGCTTTTACTCCACCAGGCGCCACTCCCGGGAATCATAACGAGAGGGAAACATGGTGGATCAGCCGCTGGGCATACGGTTGTCCAATGTGCGGTGGGACATGGGTTCGCGTTGTATAG
- the LOC116032486 gene encoding mediator of RNA polymerase II transcription subunit 16-like isoform X1, with amino-acid sequence MTSSTNPIAPPAPADATKDSEEDSSSATSNAVLEASKSPDKVEIAEDGVGAAAVTTDKDTAMATAVVAATAADDPMEEDPVGPATVFCIRLKQPRSNLLHKMSVPELCRNFSAVAWCGKLNAIACASETCARIPSSNANPPFWIPIHIVIPERPTECTVFNVIADSPRDSVQFIEWSPTSCPRALLIANFHGRITIWTQPSQGPANLVRDASCWQKEYEWRQDIAVVTKWLSGVSPYRWLSSRSGNASKSIFEEKFLSQQPQPPAGWPNFLCVCSVFSSGSVQLHWSQWPPNQSGEPSKWFCTSKWLLGAGPSGIMAADAIITDSGAMHVAGVPIVNPSTVVVWEVTPGSGNGFQATQKASVSNGVPPSLNPLSWDGFSPLAAYLFSWQEFLLQEAKQGKKHTEQDYSDMVVLHCSPVSNFSAYVSPEAAAQSVATTTWGSGVTAVAFDPTRGGYVIAVVIVEGQYMSPYDPDEGPSITGWRVQRWESSVEDVVLHQIFGNPTSSFGGQAPKQTVWVSKVIKCIAASNDFKCPRAAGAIPVSGVQNVSDSAVEMAKGVSFDPFDLPSDIRTLARIVYSAHGGEIAVAFLRGGVHVFSGPSFTPVDSYHINVGSAIAAPAFSSTSCCSASVWHDTSKDCSILKIIRVLPPAVPSNQVKSNSATWERAVAERFWWSLLVGIDWWDAVGCTQSAAEDGIVSLNSVIAVLDADFHSLPSTHHRQQYGPSLDRIKCRLLEGTNAQEVRAMVLDMQARLLLDMLGKGIESALVNPSALFPEPWQASSETLFGIDPEAMAVDPLLVPSIQAYVDAILDLASHFITRLRRYASFCRTLASHAVTAGTGGSRNMVSSPIQSSAPPPTTQGAQGGTASSTGSTQMQAWVQGAIAKISSTADSVPSSAPNPISGPSTLMPISINTGTFPGTPAVRLIGDCHFLHRLCQLLHFCFFFRRTQLPQYIQKKGDSSMQKPQPISLAKVEESNSVSKPTAGSQLGSGGKGSEDGLSNRSRIGSGNAGQGYTYDEVKVLFLILMDLCRRTAGLAHPLPVSQVGSSNIQIRLHYIDGNYTVLPEVVEASLGPHMQQNMPRPRGADAAGLLLRELELHPPAEEWHRRNMYGGPWSDPEDNGSLDNSRLSPSRDLLECSSSEYCDVHYGAHGLWPRKRRMSERDAAFGLNTSVGLGAYLGIMGSRRDVVTAIWKTGLEGVWYKCIRCLRQTSAFTPPGATPGNHNERETWWISRWAYGCPMCGGTWVRVV; translated from the exons tGCTGTTGCATGGTGCGGAAAGCTGAATGCCATAGCATGTGCATCTGAAACTTGTGCAAGAATCCCAAG TTCAAATGCAAACCCACCGTTTTGGATCCCCATACATATTGTGATCCCAGAGCGTCCAACTGAATGCACAGTTTTTAACGTTATTGCAG aTTCACCTCGTGACTCGGTTCAATTTATTGAGTGGTCCCCTACTTCATGTCCTCGTGCTCTTCTCATTGCTAATTTCCATGGAAGAATAACTATCTGGACTCAACCTTCTCAA GGTCCAGCTAATCTGGTAAGAGATGCTAGCTGTTGGCAGAAAGAATATGAATGGCGGCAAGATATTGCGGTTGTAACTAAGTGGCTGTCAGGGGTGTCTCCG tatAGGTGGCTTTCATCAAGGTCTGGTAATGCATCTAAGTCAATATTTGAGGAGAAATTCCTTTCCCAGCAACCACAACCTCCAG CTGGATGGCCAAATTTTCTGTGTGTATGCTCTGTCTTCTCATCAGGATCTGTTCAGCTCCATTGGTCACAATGGCCACCCAATCAGAGTGGTGAACCATCAAAGTGGTTTTGTACAAGCAAATGGCTCTTGGGAGCTGGACCCAGTGGCATCATGGCTGCAGATGCTATCATAACAGATTCTGGAGCCATGCATGTGGCAGGTGTTCCAATTGTGAATCCATCTACTGTAGTTGTTTGGGAGGTTACACCTGGTTCTGGGAATGGATTTCAAGCAACTCAGAAGGCAAGTGTGAGCAATGGGGTTCCACCATCGCTTAATCCTCTTTCATGGGATGGTTTTTCTCCTCTGGCTGCATATTTGTTTAGCTGGCAAGAATTTTTATTACAAGAAGCAAAACAAGGGAAGAAACATACAGAGCAAGACTACAGTGACATGGTAGTTCTTCATTGTTCACCAGTTTCCAACTTTTCTGCATATGTGAGTCCTGAGGCTGCTGCTCAATCAGTTGCTACCACTACATGGGGTTCTGGTGTCACTGCTGTTGCATTTGATCCTACTCGTGGTGGTTATGTGATAGCTGTTGTGATAGTTGAGG gACAATACATGTCCCCTTATGATCCGGATGAAGGCCCTTCAATCACGGGATGGAGAGTTCAACGTTGGGAATCATCTGTGGAGGATGTTGTTCTccatcaaatatttggtaatccCACATCCAGTTTTGGTGGTCAGGCACCAAAACAGACAGTGTGGGTGAGTAAAGTAATTAAATGCATTGCAGCATCTAATGATTTCAAGTGTCCCCGAGCAGCAGGAGCCATACCTGTGTCTGGTGTACAAAATGTTTCTGACAGTGCTGTTGAGATGGCCAAGGGGGTCTCCTTTGATCCTTTTGATCTTCCAAGTGATATTAGAACCCTTGCCCGGATTGTTTATTCTGCTCATGGGGGTGAAATCGCAGTTGCTTTTTTACGAGGAGGGGTTCATGTATTCTCAGGTCCAAGTTTCACCCCTGTTGACAGCTACCATATTAATGTTGGGTCTGCAATCGCTGCTCCTGCCTTCTCTTCAACTAGTTGTTGCTCAGCTTCTGTTTGGCATGATACCAGCAAGGATTGTTCCATATTGAAGATAATCCGTGTTCTGCCCCCTGCTGTTCCTAGTAATCAGGTGAAATCTAACTCTGCGACGTGGGAACGTGCTGTTGCAGAGAG ATTTTGGTGGAGTCTTTTAGTGGGAATTGATTGGTGGGATGCTGTTGGGTGTACACAAAGTGCTGCAGAAGATGGCATTG TTTCATTGAACAGTGTCATTGCAGTATTGGATGCAGACTTCCACTCTCTTCCCTCTACACACCACAGGCAGCAATATGGACCT AGTCTAGACAGGATAAAATGTAGGCTTCTAGAAGGTACAAATGCTCAAGAAGTCAGGGCTATGGTACTTGACATGCAAGCAAGGTTGCTATTGGATATGCTTGGAAAAGGAATTGAATCAGCTTTAGTGAATCCTTCAGCTTTGTTCCCAGAACCATGGCAAGCATCAAGTGAAACACTATTCGGTATTGATCCTGAAGCAATGGCTGTTGATCCACTTCTAGTTCCAAGCATCCAG GCTTATGTTGATGCAATACTTGATCTAGCATCTCACTTTATTACACGCTTGCGGCGTTATGCAAGTTTTTGCCGTACATTAGCAAGTCATGCTGTTACTGCAGGCACCGGTGGGAGTCGGAATATGGTGAGCAGTCCTATCCAAAGTTCTGCTCCTCCTCCAACAACTCAGG GGGCTCAAGGTGGCACTGCAAGTTCTACTGGAAGTACACAGATGCAAGCATGGGTACAGGGTGCTATAGCTAAGATAAGTAGCACTGCTGATAGTGTTCCAAGTTCAGCCCCGAACCCAATTAGCGGTCCATCAACTCTTATgccaataagcatcaatacTGGCACTTTTCCAGGAACTCCAGCAGTTAGACTTATTGGGGATTGCCATTTTCTTCACCGATTATGTCAACTTTTGCATTTCTGTTTTTTCTTTCGTCGAACACAATTGCCCCAGTATATTCAAAAGAAAGGTGACTCTTCTATGCAAAAACCTCAGCCCATTTCTCTTGCCAAAGTAGAAGAATCCAACTCTGTTTCTAAACCAACAGCAGGCAGTCAACTTGGCTCTGGCGGAAAGGGATCTGAGGATGGTCTATCTAACCGGTCAAGGATAGGTTCGGGCAATGCTGGACAAGGATACACATATGATGAG GTGAAGGttctatttcttattttaatggATCTTTGCCGTCGGACAGCAGGTCTGGCGCATCCATTGCCAGTTTCTCAGGTTGGGAGCAGCAACATTCAGATTCGACTTCATTACATAGATGGGAACTATACTGTTTTACCAGAAGTTGTAGAAGCTTCCCTTGGCCCGCATATGCAG CAGAATATGCCACGGCCAAGAGGCGCAGATGCTGCAGGTTTGCTACTTCGTGAGTTAGAACTCCATCCTCCTGCGGAAGAATGGCACAGGAGGAATATGTACGGTGGTCCCTGGTCTGATCCAGAGGATAATGGTTCATTGGACAACTCTAGACTTAGCCCTTCCAGAGACTTGCTCGAGTGTAGCTCATCTGAATACTGTGATGTTCACTACGGAGCTCATGGTTTATGGCCAAGGAAGCGTAGAATGTCTGAACGAGATGCAGCCTTTGGCTTGAATACTTCAGTAGGTCTGGGTGCATATCTTGGTATAATGGGATCTCGTAGAGATGTCGTGACCGCCATCTGGAAGACCGGGCTTGAAGGAGTTTGGTACAAG TGCATAAGATGTCTGCGACAGACCTCCGCTTTTACTCCACCAGGCGCCACTCCCGGGAATCATAACGAGAGGGAAACATGGTGGATCAGCCGCTGGGCATACGGTTGTCCAATGTGCGGTGGGACATGGGTTCGCGTTGTATAG